The nucleotide sequence GTCTGGTTCCTTCCGGTGACCTTCCGCGCACTTCCAGCGGCAAGGTCGCGCGGGTCGCGGCGAGAGCGCGTTATAGTCGGCGCCGTGGGTGATCACCGCGCGGAGGTCGTGAAGGTCGTCAGTGAGACTTTTCGGCTTGATCCCGCCGAAATCGAGTCCGACGCGCCGCTCGAAGAGCTGGGTATCGACTCCAAAGGACGGATAAAACTCCTGTCGGCGCTGGAGATCTACCACGACGTGAGGATTGATCTGGACCAGCTGGACCGGTTCACCGACATCGGGTCGGTGGCCGAAGTGCTCACAGAGGCACTCGGCGGTAAAGCCGACGGATCCGACGAAAGGCGCTGAAAAGAATGAGCGGGGGCTTCACCGCGGCGACCGATGCGCTTTCATCGGCATCGAAGAACATCGGAAAGCTGACGGAACAGTTGCTCGAAGACAACCCGGATCTGTCGAGCACACCGGTGAACGCGGCGGGCTTCGGCCAGGCACACGGCGACCACGCGAAGAAGTACACCGACGGCGTGGCGGCGTTGTGGGCGTCGGTCCAGGGGTACAGCACCACGCTCGGCTCGTTCGGCACGAACCTCGGTACCGCCGGCACCGCCTACGGCACCAACGAGGACGAGCAGAAGAACAAGATCACCGAGACGGGGATGCGCTAGTGGCCACCGAAACCACCTGGACCGACGTCAAAGCCGTCCTCGACGACCCGGCCGTTCCCGCCGAGAAGAAGACCCAGCTCATCGGCTCGTGGATGCGGGCGCATCCGGCGCCCCCGCCGTGGACGGCGGACCAGGAGCCGGAGGACATCAAGCAGAAGCGCAAGGAAGCCGAAAAGTACGTGGCTTCCTACAACGCCTATCCCTTCCTGCCCTACGACGAGGACGTCGACAAGGTCTTCAAGGACGCGAAGGGCGCCGGCGATCAGGCCAGCTTCAACCGGAAGGCGGAGAAGAAGGCCGTCGATGAGGGCAACAAGAAACTCGACGGCACCAAGGAACCCACCGCCGAGGGCGCCGGGACCAAGACGTCGGACGAGATCTTCGACGCCGCCGCGCCCGCCCTCAAGGTCTTCGAAACCTTCGGCTCGCTGCTGGCGAAGGTCCCGGAAGACTGCCGTGGAACCTCTCGCGCGCTCGATTTCGAGAAGGACATCAAGAAGCCGTTCGACGAGCAGCGCGGGATCAGTTTCAAGAACTTCGTCGACGACGCCGCGCACTTCAAGACCGGTTCGAAGACAGTGCAGAAGGCCATCGACGACACCGGTTCCCAGCTGAACACCCTTTACGGGACCTGGACCGGGAAGGCCGCCGACGCCTCGTCGGAGAACTACAACGAGAAGATCCTCCCCAAGGCCAAGAAGCTCTCCGAGACACTGAACAACGCGAGCGAAGCGACCCTGCACACCACCGCGACGGTGTTCAAACTGTGCAAGGGCAAGGCCGACACGGTCATCGACCTCTACAAGGAGATCGTCGGCAAGGCGGACTTCGCGATGGCGCAGAAGGTCATCGCCATCGCCGCCGGGGAGAAGAGCGGCAAGGAGGACCTCGGCGCGATCGCGGGCTGGATGGACGTCAACTTCGGCTCCAACCTGGTCCAGCAGCTGAACAACGACGGCTGCTGCGACGACGACGAGTTCAAGAAGGCGGGCCAGAACCTCGCCAAGCAGTGGATCCAGAACCAGTTCATCCCCGAGATGTGGACCATCATCTACGAGGGATTCGCCAAGTCCTGCAAGGAAACCAAGGATTTCGTCAACCAGGCCTACGACGAGCTCGACAAGGTCATGGGCAAGGTCAAGAACGAGTTCGAAGGCGCCGGTGACAAGGGCGGCGCGGGGGGAGCCGGCGGCACGGGTGGCGGACCCGGCGGCAAGGGCCCGGACTTCACGGGCGGCCAGGGTGGTCCGGGAACCGGCGGCACCGGCGGTGGGCCGGGAGGTTCGGGCACCGGCGGAACCGGCGGTGGGCCGGGTGGTGGTGGTCCCGAGGGCGGCCCCGGTGGTGGACCGGGTGGTTCGGGCAAGGGCCCCGACTTCACCGGCGGAACCGGCGGTGGGCCGGGCGGCGGCGGTCCCGAGGGCGGCACCGGCGGCGGTCCCGGCGCGGGTGGTCCCGGTCCGGGCGGAAGCGGTACCGGTCCCACGGGCGACGTCAAACCCCCGCCGGTCCCGGACGTGAAGATTCCCGAGAGCGGCTCCGGAACGCCGGGTGGCCCCGGTGGCGGTCCCGGCGGCGGGCCGGACGCGAACAAGGATCAGACGTCGCCCTCGAGTTCGACCCCACCGCCGTCGAACGGCGACGAGCAGAAGGCCGCGGCCGAAGAGGCGAAGAAACAGGCCGCCGCGGCGGCGGAGAACGCGAAGAAGCAGGCGTCCGAAGCGCTGGGCAAGCTGGGCGACGGTCCGACCGGGACCGACCTCGGCGGTTCCGGCGGCTCCGGGCCGGGCGGTTCGGGCCCCGGCGGCGGCGGCAACACGGACGCCGCGGCCGAAGCAAAGGCGGCGGCGGAGAAGGCTGGCGAAGAGGCGAAGAAGCAGGCTTCCGACGCGCTGAACAAGCTGGGCGACGCCCCCGGCGGTATGGGCGACACCGATGCCAAGGACGGCGACTCGAAGGACGGCGAGAAGGCCGCGGACGAGGCGAAGAAGAAGGCGTCGGACGCTTTGGACAAGCTCGGCGACGAGCTGTCCGGCGAAGACAAGCTGACCGGTGACAAACCCGGTGAGGACGGCGACAAGGCCGAGGACGGCGAACGCGAGACCCTCAAGGTCAAGCAGGGCGACACGACCTTCGAGATGACCGAGCCGGACAAAGACGGTGAGATGGAGATCAAGGTCGGGGACGGTTCCGGGCCCGCCAAGGACTTCAAGCTCGACTGGACCGGTGAGGGCGACGACTCCAAGCTGGGCTCCACGCCGGGTTCGGACGACGGGAAGCCGGACAAGGACGGCGTCCATCGTCCCGGGCCGGACGGCAAGATCCACATCCAGGACGGCGAGGTCAAGATCACCGCCGAACGTCCCGACGGTCCGTCCGGGCCCACGGTCGTCACCGTCGACGACGGCACCGGCAAGCCGACCACGTACACCCTCGGCGAGGACAAGCCCTCCACGGACAAAGCGGCGCACCCCGCGACGCCCGTCACCGGGACGGCGCAGCCCGACTCCAAGCCGGCGTTCACCCCGCACCACGGTGGCGGCGGAACCGTCCCGGACGGGATCGGCGGCGGTGGTGGATTCGGGGGCGGTGGTGGTGCTTCGGCGCCGTCGATGCCCTTCGAAACCGCGAGTCCCGCGACAGGCCAGTCGCTCAGCGAAGGCGTGCACACCGGCGGCGGTGGGACACCTCAGCCGCAGCCTGTGGCTTCGGGCGCCCCGTCCGCTCCGATGGGCAGCCCGTCGGGGCAGTCGTTCGGCGGTGGGGCGATGCCGCCGATGGGCATGGGCGCCGGCGGAGGAGGCGGCCAGGGTGGCGACCAGGAACGGACCAACCGCGCGTACCGGATCGAGGGCGAGGTGTTCGACCAGATCAACGAACCCACCGGCCGGATCACCGGTTCGCTGCTGGACGATGAGGATCAGTCGGTCACCCGCAAGCGGTGAGCCGGGGCAGGGGAGAACAGATGAGCGCCGATGACACCGCCGCCATGAAGGCGACCCTGGACGGTCTGGTCCGCGAGCAGTCCGAGCGCCGGGCGCTGCGGGACAAACGTGCCGACGAGATCAAGGCGAACTCGCAGGAGTTCATGACCAAGCAGGTCCAGACCGCTCAGCGTTACGTCGAGCACCGGCGGGAACTGGGGCAGCGCAAGACGAAGTCCGGTTGGAGCACCGACCGGTCGCACGCGCAGCCTGGGGCGGCGTCACCGTTCGAAGACGCGCCCGTGGACATGACGGCTCCGTTCGCTTCGGAGCCGCCTGCCCGCACAGGGCGGGACACTCCCCGGCGCGCTCCCCGCGCACGTCCGGCACCGGCGGACGACGAGGACGACGCGTTCCTCAACAACCGCTGGCGCGACTGAACTCGCCGTCAGACGACCAGGCCGAGCACCAGCACGATCGGAAGTGAGATCACCGACGCCAGTGACATGGCGACGGTGTGGGTCTTGAACGTGCCGCGGGTGCTCAGCCCGAGCAGGGACTGGAACATCCAGAAGAAGTTGCTGCTCACGTGAGGGAGGAACAACGCGCCGGAGCAGGCGGCGAGGGCGACCAGCACGACCGGGACCCCCAGTGAGCCCGCGATCGGTGCGAGGATGCCCGCCGCGGTGATCGCGGAGATCGAGATGGATCCCATCGCGATGTGCAGGACGGCGGCGATCAGCCACACGAGCACCAAGGGCGGCAGGAAGCCGGTGCCGAACGAATTCGCCAGCATGTCGCGCAGTCCCGACTTGCCGATCACCTCCGCGACCGAACCGGAGAGGCCGGACAGCACCAGAATGGGTCCGGCCATCGCCAGCGCCTTGCCGACGGCCGCGTTGACCTCGGGTGCGGGAAGGACGCGCCGGGCGAGCAGATGCGCGAGACCGGCGCCGATCGCCATCGCGATCACCGGCTCGCTCACCAGCGAGACGGGGCCCAGCGGGAGGCGGAAGGCGCCGGCGAGCGCGCCGAGGGCGATCAGCGACAGCGTCACCAGCACCGGGGAGACGGACAGTGACAGGGGCAGCCGCCGGACGGGCGTGGTGGTCGCCGCGGTTGCACCGACGGTTTCGGTGCCGAGCTCGTCGGTGACGGGATTCCACCGGAGCGTCCGGCGCAGCAGCACGGTGAAGACCAGTGTCGTGAGCACGGCGGTCGGGAGGCCGACGGCCAGGCCGAACAGGAACATCTCGCCGAGCGGCACGCGGAGTAGTCCGGCGACGGCGAGAGCCGCCACGCCGGGGACGACGAACACCAGCCCCACCTCGATCCCCGCGGTCAGCGCGCCGCCCATGAGCGCGACACCCCGTGGCCCCAGCCTGCCGCCGAGCCTCCGGGCCAAGGGCGCGGTGAGCACCAGGACCACATCGGAGTAGATCGACGTGAACACGGTCGACAGGGAGACCGCGAACACCATCGGCACCCGCTTCTGCCCGAAGACGGCCAAGAGTCGTTCCAGGACGCGATGCAGGGTGTTCGTGGCGGTGAGCAGTGAACCGATGACCACGCCGAAGGTGATGAGCAGGCCGATCTCGGCCATGACGTCACCGAATCCGGTCGCGAGTGCTTCGGTCGTGCCGCCGATGCCGAGCCCCGTGGCCAGCCCCAGATAGATCGCGCCGATCAGCAGGCCGAAGATCGGGGGCGTCTTGAGCCAGGTGATCAGCACGACGATGCCCACGATGGTGATGCCGGTGTGGGCAAGGAGCCAGGCATCGGACACGGTGCCCTCCTCGGGACTCGCGGAGGGACGGCGCCGGTGCCGTCCCTCATGGCGACCCAGTAAGCCTCTCGGGCGGGGCGGAGGTCCAAGACCGGGTTGCTGGCAAACTGATAGGCCTCGGCTATCGACCACGAGGAGGCCGGAATGGATGCCCGCCAGCTGCGGTACTTCCTGGCCGTCGTCGACAGCGGTAGCGTCCACCGGGCCGCTGAGCTGCTCTTCGTCGCCCAGCCCTCGGTCTCCCAGGCCTTGCGCACGCTGGAGCGGGACCTCGGGAGCCTTCTGTTCCACCGGACCGGCCGTCGCCTGGTGCTGACCGCGGCGGGGCACGCTCTCGTGGCGCCGGCGCGGGACGTCCTGCGCGGGCTGGACCTCGCCAGAGCGACGGTGGAGGCCGTCGACGGTCTCCTCGGCGGCGAATTGGTCATCGCCTCGATGCCTTCGCAGTCCGTCAGCCCGCTCACGGAGCTGATCGCCGCTTTCACCGCCGCCAATCCGCTGGTCCGGATCTCCGTCCGCGCGGCGAGCACCCCGGCCGACGTCGGGAAGATGCTCACCACCGGCGACGCCGAACTCGGCGTGGTGGCGGCGTCACCGACGGCCGCGGCACTGCCCGGCCTGGCGGCCTTGCACCTGGAGACCCAGCGTTTCGCCGTGCTGGCCCGCGACGAGTCGGTGCTTCCCGCCGCGGACCCGGTCCGCCCCGCCGATCTCGCCGGGGCCGCGCTGATCGTCGGCCAGCAGGGCACGGGGATGCGCCGAGTGGCCGACGCCGTGCTCCGTGCGGCCCCGGGCAGCCGGTTCGCGGTCGAGGTGGAACATCGGGAGGCCGTCTTGCCCCTCGTTCTCGCCGGAGTGGGCGTCGCGGTGGTGAGCGAGTCCTGGCGTTCGCTGGCGAACTCGGCGGGTGCCGTCGTCCGGGCACTGGACTGCCCCGATTCACTGGCGGTGTCGCTGGTGTCCAGGCCGGGACGGCTGAGCCCCGCGGCGGGGGCCTTCCACGATCTGGCGGAGTCCGGCTGATTCAGGCGTCTCGCCTGCTGCCGTTGATCAACGCCTCGCCGGAGGTAGGGAAACCGGGTCATGTACCCGGGTTCGACCCGGAAGGACAGATCGTCGACGGCGACCGCCGGGCCGTAGCGCTTGGTCGATTCCCGGAGCTCGATCATGACGACAATGCTGTCC is from Amycolatopsis lurida and encodes:
- a CDS encoding acyl carrier protein, producing the protein MGDHRAEVVKVVSETFRLDPAEIESDAPLEELGIDSKGRIKLLSALEIYHDVRIDLDQLDRFTDIGSVAEVLTEALGGKADGSDERR
- a CDS encoding WXG100 family type VII secretion target; the encoded protein is MATETTWTDVKAVLDDPAVPAEKKTQLIGSWMRAHPAPPPWTADQEPEDIKQKRKEAEKYVASYNAYPFLPYDEDVDKVFKDAKGAGDQASFNRKAEKKAVDEGNKKLDGTKEPTAEGAGTKTSDEIFDAAAPALKVFETFGSLLAKVPEDCRGTSRALDFEKDIKKPFDEQRGISFKNFVDDAAHFKTGSKTVQKAIDDTGSQLNTLYGTWTGKAADASSENYNEKILPKAKKLSETLNNASEATLHTTATVFKLCKGKADTVIDLYKEIVGKADFAMAQKVIAIAAGEKSGKEDLGAIAGWMDVNFGSNLVQQLNNDGCCDDDEFKKAGQNLAKQWIQNQFIPEMWTIIYEGFAKSCKETKDFVNQAYDELDKVMGKVKNEFEGAGDKGGAGGAGGTGGGPGGKGPDFTGGQGGPGTGGTGGGPGGSGTGGTGGGPGGGGPEGGPGGGPGGSGKGPDFTGGTGGGPGGGGPEGGTGGGPGAGGPGPGGSGTGPTGDVKPPPVPDVKIPESGSGTPGGPGGGPGGGPDANKDQTSPSSSTPPPSNGDEQKAAAEEAKKQAAAAAENAKKQASEALGKLGDGPTGTDLGGSGGSGPGGSGPGGGGNTDAAAEAKAAAEKAGEEAKKQASDALNKLGDAPGGMGDTDAKDGDSKDGEKAADEAKKKASDALDKLGDELSGEDKLTGDKPGEDGDKAEDGERETLKVKQGDTTFEMTEPDKDGEMEIKVGDGSGPAKDFKLDWTGEGDDSKLGSTPGSDDGKPDKDGVHRPGPDGKIHIQDGEVKITAERPDGPSGPTVVTVDDGTGKPTTYTLGEDKPSTDKAAHPATPVTGTAQPDSKPAFTPHHGGGGTVPDGIGGGGGFGGGGGASAPSMPFETASPATGQSLSEGVHTGGGGTPQPQPVASGAPSAPMGSPSGQSFGGGAMPPMGMGAGGGGGQGGDQERTNRAYRIEGEVFDQINEPTGRITGSLLDDEDQSVTRKR
- a CDS encoding GntP family permease, whose protein sequence is MSDAWLLAHTGITIVGIVVLITWLKTPPIFGLLIGAIYLGLATGLGIGGTTEALATGFGDVMAEIGLLITFGVVIGSLLTATNTLHRVLERLLAVFGQKRVPMVFAVSLSTVFTSIYSDVVLVLTAPLARRLGGRLGPRGVALMGGALTAGIEVGLVFVVPGVAALAVAGLLRVPLGEMFLFGLAVGLPTAVLTTLVFTVLLRRTLRWNPVTDELGTETVGATAATTTPVRRLPLSLSVSPVLVTLSLIALGALAGAFRLPLGPVSLVSEPVIAMAIGAGLAHLLARRVLPAPEVNAAVGKALAMAGPILVLSGLSGSVAEVIGKSGLRDMLANSFGTGFLPPLVLVWLIAAVLHIAMGSISISAITAAGILAPIAGSLGVPVVLVALAACSGALFLPHVSSNFFWMFQSLLGLSTRGTFKTHTVAMSLASVISLPIVLVLGLVV
- a CDS encoding LysR family transcriptional regulator; protein product: MDARQLRYFLAVVDSGSVHRAAELLFVAQPSVSQALRTLERDLGSLLFHRTGRRLVLTAAGHALVAPARDVLRGLDLARATVEAVDGLLGGELVIASMPSQSVSPLTELIAAFTAANPLVRISVRAASTPADVGKMLTTGDAELGVVAASPTAAALPGLAALHLETQRFAVLARDESVLPAADPVRPADLAGAALIVGQQGTGMRRVADAVLRAAPGSRFAVEVEHREAVLPLVLAGVGVAVVSESWRSLANSAGAVVRALDCPDSLAVSLVSRPGRLSPAAGAFHDLAESG